Genomic window (Actinomycetota bacterium):
TCACGTTCGAGCGTGTAATATCTCGCACTTCATGACACAAGTTCAAGGCCGGAGTCCTCACGCGGCCTTGCCAGCCAGGACCCAGCATTCGCAGTGGCGCTACCTGCGCTCTTGGGCTCGCCCTTCCAGGAAGTACGTGACGATCTCTCCCTTGCCCTTGACCTGGATCGGTCCCCGCCGTTCGAATCGGTAGCGATCGCAGAGCCGCTGGTGGGTGCGGGCCGTCACCTGGATGCAGCCGGGCACCCCGTGGGACTCCATGCGGCTGGCCGTGTTCACGGTGTCGCCCCACAGGTCGTAGCTGAACCTGCTTGTTCCAATGACGCCGGCGACCACCGGGCCGGTGTCGATGCCGATGCGAACCGCTAGTGGCCGGCCGCTCGGGTCGCGGCGCCCGGCCACCGCCGCGCGCATCGCCAAGGCCATCTCGGCGATCGCCTCGGCGTGGTCGGGGCGCGGGTCTGGCAGGCCTCCAACCACCATGTACGCGTCACCGATGGTCTTGATCTTCTCCAGCCCCCGCTCCCGAGCGAGTTGGTCGAATACCGAAAAGAGGTCGTTCAGACCCTCCACCACCTGCTCCGGCGCGATCCGCTCGCTTCGTCTGGTGAAGTCGACGATGTCGGCGAACAGCACGGTGACGTCGGAGAACCCGTCTGCGATCACTCCCTCGGTCTGCTTGAGCCGGGCCGCGATGGAGGCTGGCAGGACGTTG
Coding sequences:
- a CDS encoding adenylate/guanylate cyclase domain-containing protein, with protein sequence MGLALVVATAILIAIGVAPQPGRPPDALAYLLGLTIAGLVLVRRRWPVAVLVVSAAALQLYYVLDYAGIRPAVPLSVALATAWAAGHPRWSLAVAVWFTGGPLLFRIFVDPEPPRQVLDDSVPDVVLFGAVLLLGEAVRNRRELDLEREKSERLLRNVLPASIAARLKQTEGVIADGFSDVTVLFADIVDFTRRSERIAPEQVVEGLNDLFSVFDQLARERGLEKIKTIGDAYMVVGGLPDPRPDHAEAIAEMALAMRAAVAGRRDPSGRPLAVRIGIDTGPVVAGVIGTSRFSYDLWGDTVNTASRMESHGVPGCIQVTARTHQRLCDRYRFERRGPIQVKGKGEIVTYFLEGRAQERR